The nucleotide sequence AAGGGCAGGTTCAGGCTGTTCTCTGCCAGTCAGGATATGCAACTGAGCGGCGGCTTAGACCGCAACCGGTCACGAATACAGCGGCTGGCTATACAACCGAGAGCATGGATAGCACGGAACCTTCAGGAAGTTTGATCGACTGCGACCAGACTTCCATTCGATAGGTGCCTGGGCCACTGATCCACCGCGAGGCACTTTCTCGCTTCGGACGGCTTAGCCCTTTGGTGGCCCCAAAGACCATTTCGAACGCAATTGTGTCTTGGTGCAACTCGTTCAAGATGTAGAAGTCGGTTGAAAAATCCCGGCTGCGCCTGGACCACTTCAGCCTTCGCTGATCGTGGCAGGTGATTGCGGTCGGTACCTTAGCACGTTGGAGCAACTTCAGGGCGGAAGCAGTGAGACTGGCTTGAAAATTGCCACCCATTGCATTCGCAAGATCAAGACTGGGTTTGCGGTCCGCCATCCATGGCCAGACCAGATAGTCGGGAAGGATCAGTTGACTGGCGAAGCTGTTGGCGTCGGCCTCAATGGACTTGGCTTCAGCATGCTGCGGCCCGATGTCGGCGCTGGAGCACTTGAATGATGTCCGCTGAGCGTCCTGCATCCAGTGGGCCAATTCATGCCCCAACGAGAATCGCCTTCGTCCGAGGTTGTCGTCCATGGCGACACTGATGACGGCACGATCACCGGCGGCAACCAGGCGTGCCGCGCAACCGTCGAGTTTTCTGTAGACGACGTGAGCGCCCCTGGCGCTGGCGATGGCCTCCAAATCAATATGCTCGGGCCTTCTGACGCCATGCCCCCAGAGCAAGCGCTCCGGGCGGCTGAGTCTGTCGACGTCAACGGTAATCATCGGCGTCGGGGATCTTGCCCATCAGCACAAGATCGTCATAGAGTGTTTCCAGGTCGGCATCGCTCTGGCGGCTTCCTTCTCGGAATGCGGTAGCCAGCTGTGGCTCGGCCGCGAAGGCTTGCGCGATGCGTTCCTTAATGCGATCCAGCGTAGGCCGCAGCGACTTCTTGGGGGCCGTTCGCACTTGCATGGCCACTTTGGCGGCTGCGGCATGTTGGCGAAGGCCGGCCGCCAGAACGTCATCAAGATTCAGCGCGATGCTGGCTGCTAACTGATCGGGGTCGATGCCTTCAGCGGCGAGCTCGGCCCGGATGTCTTCATCAGATGCAGCTTCGAGGTCTTTAAGCGCCAGCGCTCGAATTGCATTGAGTGTCTTCGGCATTTCGTTGGTCATCGCTGTCTCCTTCCAGGCATCAGCTTGTCCACCTGCCTCCTAAGCCTGCGCCGTGCGGTGTCGTAGGTCTTTTGATCAAGATCGAACAAGGCAAGTACCTCTGCTACCGGCATTTCGGCCTTCTCCCCCTCGATTACCGCCAGCACTTCTTGGTCGTCCTTGAAGTGAGCCTCAATGGCATGTGCATCGGCCTGAGCTCGTTGCTGCCTGTCAAACATGTCCTCCACCTCAATGGCCTGTTCTACGACGTCAGTGTTCCAGCGACCAGCTCGGTGGATCACAGTGTCCACGTCCCCAGCCTCGCCCGCCAATGCCTCCAATCGGTCGGTCTGGGTTTGACCAAGCGACTCCCTGGATGAATCGGCGATGCTATCCATGCAGCCAGACAAAAAGGCCGGAAGTGGCACCCGGTCGATGGGCCAGGGACGGCCGCGTTCACCGTCCTGCTTGGCTCCGCTTGCGGCGACGAGGGCACGCTTCACCGCCTCATTGAACAACTCTTGGGGATCTGTGTACTCAGTACCCCAGGCAAGCAGGCGGGCTCTTGCGAAAAGGCGCAGCCGCTCGGCGGTAGTCAGCATCGTCAGCGCACGGGATAACTCCTCAACACTGGCATGGCGTTCTGAAGGCGGTTTCGGTGGCACGGCTCCTCCCTGGGCTTTTATGTGTGCGGTCGTCATTCTCCATGCGGACAGCGATCTGGTTGTTGTCCGCGCCGGATTTGGCGACCGCACACATATATAGAGCGGCAATCACGCCGCGACAAGGAGCCTCGATATGAGCAAACGCAATCAACATGTCGTTCCCCGTGAAGATGGCTGGGCCGTCCGGGGTGCTGGAGCCCAACGCGACACGCAGGTGTTTGATCGCAAGCAAGACGCGGTCGATCGCGCCCGAGAGATTTCGCAGAATCA is from bacterium and encodes:
- a CDS encoding DUF2188 domain-containing protein, with protein sequence MSKRNQHVVPREDGWAVRGAGAQRDTQVFDRKQDAVDRAREISQNQKSELVVHGQSGQIQYKDSHGNDTFPPKG
- a CDS encoding ImmA/IrrE family metallo-endopeptidase, giving the protein MITVDVDRLSRPERLLWGHGVRRPEHIDLEAIASARGAHVVYRKLDGCAARLVAAGDRAVISVAMDDNLGRRRFSLGHELAHWMQDAQRTSFKCSSADIGPQHAEAKSIEADANSFASQLILPDYLVWPWMADRKPSLDLANAMGGNFQASLTASALKLLQRAKVPTAITCHDQRRLKWSRRSRDFSTDFYILNELHQDTIAFEMVFGATKGLSRPKRESASRWISGPGTYRMEVWSQSIKLPEGSVLSMLSVV